One window of the Oncorhynchus gorbuscha isolate QuinsamMale2020 ecotype Even-year linkage group LG17, OgorEven_v1.0, whole genome shotgun sequence genome contains the following:
- the LOC124001114 gene encoding ubiquinone biosynthesis monooxygenase COQ6, mitochondrial-like isoform X2 has protein sequence MVGTAMAWSLRTDPILEGKKILLLEAGNKMVMDKVPDAYSTRVRSISPGSATLLRGAQLAGVGAWNHIMNMRCKPYQKMQVWDACSDALITFDKENLQGEMAYIVENDIIVAALTKQLENLSDQVKVQYKTKVVMYTWPKSHQVAESIPWVQVTLANGQTFQTKLLIGADGPNLMVRQEAGISHGQVELRPISCCGCPASVRSPTHHPTETNVAWQRFLPIGPIAMLPWRGKNRPKKPGHVPPGHGPRIRVHQAPGGPHQGPCSICWNMRRNGSDTTCP, from the exons ATGGTTGGGACCGCTATGGCTTGGTCTTTAC GCACGGATCCAATCTTGGAGGGGAAGAAGATTCTGCTGCTTGAGGCAGGCAACAAAATGGTGATGGACAAGGTCCCAGACGCCTATAGTACCAGAGTCCGCTCCATCAGCCCAGGTTCTGCCACCCTCCTCAGGGGTGCACAATTAGCAG gTGTTGGAGCATGGAATCACATTATGAACATGAGATGTAAGCCCTATCAGAAGATGCAG GTTTGGGATGCCTGCTCAGATGCCCTGATTACATTCGATAAGGAGAACCTGCAGGGCGAGATGGCATACATTGTGGAGAACGACATCATTGTGGCAGCCCTAACAAAACAGCTGGAGAATCTGTCTG ATCAGGTGAAGGTCCAGTACAAAACCAAGGTGGTGATGTACACTTGGCCCAAGTCTCACCAGGTAGCTGAATCCATCCCCTGGGTTCAGGTCACCCTGGCCAATGGACAGACATTTCAAACCAAACTACTG ATTGGAGCAGATGGGCCAAATTTGATGGTGAGGCAGGAGGCGGGGATATCCCACGGTCAAGTGGAATTACGACCAATCAGCTGTTGTGGCTGTCCTGCATCTGTGAGATCACCAACCCACCAT CCAACAGAGACCAATGTTGCGTGGCAGAGGTTCCTTCCAATAGGACCCATAGCAATGTTACCG TGGCGTGGCAAGAATCGGCCCAAAAAGCCGGGTCATGTTCCTCCTGGGCATGGGCCACGCATCAGAGTACATCAGGCACCGGGTGGCCCTCATCAG GGGCCATGCAGCATCTGTTGGAATATGAGGCGGAACGGCAGCGACACAACCTGCCCATGA
- the LOC124001114 gene encoding ubiquinone biosynthesis monooxygenase COQ6, mitochondrial-like isoform X1 encodes MHSLTKATLVLNGIGRRCVAMNRFSGARIICRGLACAAEHGEHEISFMMSLYLEEEWLGPLWLGLYVSRGTDPILEGKKILLLEAGNKMVMDKVPDAYSTRVRSISPGSATLLRGAQLAGVGAWNHIMNMRCKPYQKMQVWDACSDALITFDKENLQGEMAYIVENDIIVAALTKQLENLSDQVKVQYKTKVVMYTWPKSHQVAESIPWVQVTLANGQTFQTKLLIGADGPNLMVRQEAGISHGQVELRPISCCGCPASPTETNVAWQRFLPIGPIAMLPLSDTESSLVWSTSYCS; translated from the exons ATGCATAGTCTCACTAAAGCAACGCTGGTTTTAAATGGAATTGGGCGGCGGTGTGTTGCTATGAATCGTTTTTCAGGAGCAAGAATCATTTGCAGGGGACTCGCGTGTGCAGCAGAACATGGGGAACATGAAATTAGCTTTATGATGTCATTATATCTGGAGGAGGAATGGTTGGGACCGCTATGGCTTGGTCTTTACGTGAGTCGAG GCACGGATCCAATCTTGGAGGGGAAGAAGATTCTGCTGCTTGAGGCAGGCAACAAAATGGTGATGGACAAGGTCCCAGACGCCTATAGTACCAGAGTCCGCTCCATCAGCCCAGGTTCTGCCACCCTCCTCAGGGGTGCACAATTAGCAG gTGTTGGAGCATGGAATCACATTATGAACATGAGATGTAAGCCCTATCAGAAGATGCAG GTTTGGGATGCCTGCTCAGATGCCCTGATTACATTCGATAAGGAGAACCTGCAGGGCGAGATGGCATACATTGTGGAGAACGACATCATTGTGGCAGCCCTAACAAAACAGCTGGAGAATCTGTCTG ATCAGGTGAAGGTCCAGTACAAAACCAAGGTGGTGATGTACACTTGGCCCAAGTCTCACCAGGTAGCTGAATCCATCCCCTGGGTTCAGGTCACCCTGGCCAATGGACAGACATTTCAAACCAAACTACTG ATTGGAGCAGATGGGCCAAATTTGATGGTGAGGCAGGAGGCGGGGATATCCCACGGTCAAGTGGAATTACGACCAATCAGCTGTTGTGGCTGTCCTGCATCT CCAACAGAGACCAATGTTGCGTGGCAGAGGTTCCTTCCAATAGGACCCATAGCAATGTTACCG TTGTCAGACACAGAGAGCTCTTTGGTGTGGTCGACTAGCTACTGCAGCTAG
- the LOC124001099 gene encoding neuroglobin-1, which translates to MEKLTEKEKELIRVSWESLGRNKVPHGVIMFSRLFELEPALLNLFHYNTNCGTIQDCLSSPEFLDHVTKVMLVIDAAVSHLDNLHTLEDFLLNLGKKHQAVGVNTQSFSVVGESLLYMLQCSLGQGYTAPLRQAWLNMYTIVVAAMSRGWAKNGEHKTD; encoded by the exons ATGGAGAagctgacagagaaagagaaggagctGATCCGAGTCAGCTGGGAGAGTCTTGGCAGGAACAAAGTTCCACACGGAGTCATCATGTTCTCCAG ACTGTTTGAACTAGAGCCTGCACTCCTCAACCTCTTTCACTACAACACAAACTGTGGCACCATACAAGACTGCCTCTCCAGCCCTGAGTTCCTGGACCATGTCACAAAG GTAATGTTGGTGATCGATGCAGCAGTCAGTCACCTGGACAACCTCCATACCTTGGAGGATTTTCTGCTCAACCTGGGGAAAAAGCACCAGGCAGTCGGGGTTAACACCCAGTCCTTCTCT gtggTGGGGGAGTCCCTTCTCTACATGTTGCAGTGCAGTCTGGGTCAGGGGTACACAGCCCCGCTGCGTCAGGCTTGGCTCAACATGTACACCATTGTAGTGGCGGCCATGAGCAGAGGATGGGCCAAGAACGGAGAACACAAGACTGACTGA